In Eleutherodactylus coqui strain aEleCoq1 chromosome 4, aEleCoq1.hap1, whole genome shotgun sequence, the following are encoded in one genomic region:
- the TSR1 gene encoding pre-rRNA-processing protein TSR1 homolog isoform X1 has translation MAAGEQQAVHRPGSYKQQNKAHKSGRHRGRGAQERENKGRVSAKVLSKKLKKDLRKVDRRHKANQIRRQRKDAVLTEKRSLGSKDGPPHLVVVVPLHAEVVTSSILKLVQSNESTVLHEDDAKNGKFALVSPKMKQRWCYVQANKDDLHSLLDLAKVADTLLFVVDPQEGWDSYGDYCLSCLFAQGLPSFALAVQGMNDIPIKKRNDTKKHLSKVMEKRFPDAKLCHVDTAQEAALLLRQISTQKQRHLAFRERRSYMLAHRVTFQPSDESSLVGTLKVSGYVRGQELNVNRLIHIVGHGDFEMSQIDAPPDPYPLNPRVHKTKKGQDVEMAQDEPGHCAEMEEDVKVLMKADPSVKESLQSEVVPDPMEGEQTWPTEEELKEAEDSLKVKVQKKVPKGTSTYQAAWILDDEESGEEDGEDNDYDDDDMDDDDQEDAMDEAVSEEEEGSAEEPEEESETVTIPDSTRDDKYDENLDEAEEEQMLEKYKLQRQDEMFPDEVDTPRDQLARVRFQKYRGLKSFRTSPWDPKENLPRDYARIFQFLDFFRTRKRIFRELEQEEYEGAMVGWYVTVHITGVPVSVLEHFKQGEPLVLYSLLPHEQKMSVVNMLVRRHAGNTEPVQAKEEMIFHCGFRRFRAAPLYSQHTSADKHKSERFLRLDAAVVVTVYAPITFPTASVLMFKQRANGMHDLIATGSLLSVDPDRIIIKRVVLSGHPFKIMRKTAVVRYMFFNREDVLWFKPVEMRTKWGRRGHIKEPLGTHGHMKCHFDGQLKSQDTVLMNLYKRVYPKWIYDPYVPPPVTWVKSEVQLEPAEVEME, from the exons ATGGCGGCGGGCGAGCAGCAGGCAGTACACCGACCCGGGTCGTACAAGCAGCAGAATAAAGCCCACAAGAGCGGACGGCACCGGGGCCGCGGGGCACAGGAACGAGAGAACAAGG GACGCGTATCTGCTAAGGTTCTCAGCAAAAAACTGAAGAAAGATTTGCGCAAGGTGGACAGGAGACATAAAGCCAACCAGATCCGCAGACAGAGGAAAGATGCT GTGCTTACAGAGAAGCGCAGCTTGGGAAGTAAAGATGGCCCCCCGCACCTCGTTGTTGTGGTCCCCCTCCATGCGGAGGTGGTTACAAGTAGCATCCTGAAACTGGTACAGAGCAATGAGAGCACTGTACTTCATGAAGATGACGCCAAGAATGGCAAGTTTGCCCTCGTGTCTCCTAAGATGAAGCAGCGATGGTGCTATGTTCAAGCAAACAAGG ATGACCTTCATTCTCTCTTGGATCTGGCCAAAGTGGCGGATACCCTTCTGTTTGTCGTGGACCCTCAGGAGGGATGGGACAGTTATGGAGACTACTGCCTCTCGTGCCTGTTTGCCCAAGGCCTGCCTAGTTTCG CACTCGCGGTGCAGGGTATGAATGACATCCCGATAAAGAAAAGAAATGACACGAAGAAGCATCTGAGTAAGGTGATGGAGAAGAGGTTCCCCGATGCAAAGCTGTGTCACGTGGATACGGCACAAGAAGCTGCCTTGCTCTTACGGCAAATATCTACCCAGAAACAGAGACACTTGGCATTCAGGGAAAGGCGTTCTTACATGCTGGCACACAGAGTGACTTTTCAGCCATCCGATGAGAGTAGCCTGGTGGGCACATTGAAAGTGTCTGGCTATGTCCGGGGGCAGGAACTTAATGTTAACAGATTGATTCATATTGTTGGCCATGGTGACTTTGAGATGTCTCAGATCGATGCCCCGCCTGATCCTTATCCACTGAATCCACGAGTCCACAAGACCAAGAAAGGACAGGATGTGGAAATGGCG CAGGATGAGCCTGGTCACTGTGCGGAGATGGAGGAGGATGTGAAGGTTCTAATGAAGGCTGATCCATCAGTCAAAGAGTCTCTGCAGTCTGAGGTTGTTCCTGATCCAATGGAAGGCGAGCAAACATGGCCTACTGAGGAGGAGCTCAAGGAAGCTGAGG ATTCCTTAAAAGTGAAAGTACAAAAAAAGGTTCCTAAAGGTACGTCCACTTACCAAGCCGCATGGATCTTGGATgatgaggaaagtggggaagaagATGGTGAAGATAATGATTATGACGACGATGACATGGATGATGATGATCAGGAAGATGCTATGGATGAAGCAGTTTCTGAG GAAGAGGAAGGTAGTGCCGAagagccagaggaagagagtgaGACGGTCACGATCCCAGACAGCACTCGGGATGACAAATATGATGAAAACCTTGATGAAGCGGAGGAAGAGCAGATGCTGGAGAAATATAAACTGCAGCGGCAGGATGAGATGTTCCCAGATGAGGTGGACACTCCACGAGATCAGCTAGCCAGAGTCCG GTTTCAAAAGTATCGTGGTTTGAAAAGCTTTCGCACATCACCGTGGGATCCTAAGGAAAATCTTCCCAGAGATTATGCTCGCATCTTTCAGTTTCTTGACTTTTTCCGGACCAGGAAACGTATCTTCCGAGAATTGGAGCAGGAGGAGTATGAAGGCGCCATG GTTGGCTGGTATGTCACGGTACACATCACTGGAGTACCGGTCTCGGTGTTGGAACACTTCAAGCAGGGAGAGCCGCTTGTTCTCTATTCACTGCTTCCTCATGAACAGAAG ATGTCTGTTGTGAACATGTTAGTGAGGAGACACGCTGGCAACACTGAACCGGTGCAGGCCAAGGAAGAGATGATATTTCACTGTGGCTTTCGACGGTTCCGAGCAGCACCGCTGTACTCGCAGCATACGTCTG CGGATAAACACAAATCTGAGCGTTTCCTGCGTTTGGATGCAGCTGTGGTGGTCACGGTTTATGCCCCCATTACTTTCCCTACGGCATCAGTATTAATGTTCAAGCAGCGCGCCAACG GGATGCATGATCTAATTGCCACTGGATCTCTTCTAAGTGTGGACCCTGACAGGATCATTATCAAACGGGTGGTGCTGAGTGGTCACCCATTTAAGATAATGAGAAAAACTGCAGTGGTGCGCTATATGTTCTTCAATAGAG AGGATGTGTTGTGGTTTAAACCGGTGGAGATGCGCACAAAGTGGGGCCGTAGAGGACATATCAAGGAGCCGCTAG GAACTCATGGACACATGAAGTGCCATTTCGATGGACAGCTGAAGTCCCAGGACACTGTATTAATGAACCTGTATAAGCGTGTTTATCCTAAATGGATCTATGACCCATACGTACCTCCACCAGTGACCTGGGTGAAGAGTGAGGTTCAGCTTGAACCTGCAGAAGTGGAGATGGAGTAA
- the TSR1 gene encoding pre-rRNA-processing protein TSR1 homolog isoform X2 produces MAAGEQQAVHRPGSYKQQNKAHKSGRHRGRGAQERENKGRVSAKVLSKKLKKDLRKVDRRHKANQIRRQRKDAVLTEKRSLGSKDGPPHLVVVVPLHAEVVTSSILKLVQSNESTVLHEDDAKNGKFALVSPKMKQRWCYVQANKDDLHSLLDLAKVADTLLFVVDPQEGWDSYGDYCLSCLFAQGLPSFALAVQGMNDIPIKKRNDTKKHLSKVMEKRFPDAKLCHVDTAQEAALLLRQISTQKQRHLAFRERRSYMLAHRVTFQPSDESSLVGTLKVSGYVRGQELNVNRLIHIVGHGDFEMSQIDAPPDPYPLNPRVHKTKKGQDVEMADEPGHCAEMEEDVKVLMKADPSVKESLQSEVVPDPMEGEQTWPTEEELKEAEDSLKVKVQKKVPKGTSTYQAAWILDDEESGEEDGEDNDYDDDDMDDDDQEDAMDEAVSEEEEGSAEEPEEESETVTIPDSTRDDKYDENLDEAEEEQMLEKYKLQRQDEMFPDEVDTPRDQLARVRFQKYRGLKSFRTSPWDPKENLPRDYARIFQFLDFFRTRKRIFRELEQEEYEGAMVGWYVTVHITGVPVSVLEHFKQGEPLVLYSLLPHEQKMSVVNMLVRRHAGNTEPVQAKEEMIFHCGFRRFRAAPLYSQHTSADKHKSERFLRLDAAVVVTVYAPITFPTASVLMFKQRANGMHDLIATGSLLSVDPDRIIIKRVVLSGHPFKIMRKTAVVRYMFFNREDVLWFKPVEMRTKWGRRGHIKEPLGTHGHMKCHFDGQLKSQDTVLMNLYKRVYPKWIYDPYVPPPVTWVKSEVQLEPAEVEME; encoded by the exons ATGGCGGCGGGCGAGCAGCAGGCAGTACACCGACCCGGGTCGTACAAGCAGCAGAATAAAGCCCACAAGAGCGGACGGCACCGGGGCCGCGGGGCACAGGAACGAGAGAACAAGG GACGCGTATCTGCTAAGGTTCTCAGCAAAAAACTGAAGAAAGATTTGCGCAAGGTGGACAGGAGACATAAAGCCAACCAGATCCGCAGACAGAGGAAAGATGCT GTGCTTACAGAGAAGCGCAGCTTGGGAAGTAAAGATGGCCCCCCGCACCTCGTTGTTGTGGTCCCCCTCCATGCGGAGGTGGTTACAAGTAGCATCCTGAAACTGGTACAGAGCAATGAGAGCACTGTACTTCATGAAGATGACGCCAAGAATGGCAAGTTTGCCCTCGTGTCTCCTAAGATGAAGCAGCGATGGTGCTATGTTCAAGCAAACAAGG ATGACCTTCATTCTCTCTTGGATCTGGCCAAAGTGGCGGATACCCTTCTGTTTGTCGTGGACCCTCAGGAGGGATGGGACAGTTATGGAGACTACTGCCTCTCGTGCCTGTTTGCCCAAGGCCTGCCTAGTTTCG CACTCGCGGTGCAGGGTATGAATGACATCCCGATAAAGAAAAGAAATGACACGAAGAAGCATCTGAGTAAGGTGATGGAGAAGAGGTTCCCCGATGCAAAGCTGTGTCACGTGGATACGGCACAAGAAGCTGCCTTGCTCTTACGGCAAATATCTACCCAGAAACAGAGACACTTGGCATTCAGGGAAAGGCGTTCTTACATGCTGGCACACAGAGTGACTTTTCAGCCATCCGATGAGAGTAGCCTGGTGGGCACATTGAAAGTGTCTGGCTATGTCCGGGGGCAGGAACTTAATGTTAACAGATTGATTCATATTGTTGGCCATGGTGACTTTGAGATGTCTCAGATCGATGCCCCGCCTGATCCTTATCCACTGAATCCACGAGTCCACAAGACCAAGAAAGGACAGGATGTGGAAATGGCG GATGAGCCTGGTCACTGTGCGGAGATGGAGGAGGATGTGAAGGTTCTAATGAAGGCTGATCCATCAGTCAAAGAGTCTCTGCAGTCTGAGGTTGTTCCTGATCCAATGGAAGGCGAGCAAACATGGCCTACTGAGGAGGAGCTCAAGGAAGCTGAGG ATTCCTTAAAAGTGAAAGTACAAAAAAAGGTTCCTAAAGGTACGTCCACTTACCAAGCCGCATGGATCTTGGATgatgaggaaagtggggaagaagATGGTGAAGATAATGATTATGACGACGATGACATGGATGATGATGATCAGGAAGATGCTATGGATGAAGCAGTTTCTGAG GAAGAGGAAGGTAGTGCCGAagagccagaggaagagagtgaGACGGTCACGATCCCAGACAGCACTCGGGATGACAAATATGATGAAAACCTTGATGAAGCGGAGGAAGAGCAGATGCTGGAGAAATATAAACTGCAGCGGCAGGATGAGATGTTCCCAGATGAGGTGGACACTCCACGAGATCAGCTAGCCAGAGTCCG GTTTCAAAAGTATCGTGGTTTGAAAAGCTTTCGCACATCACCGTGGGATCCTAAGGAAAATCTTCCCAGAGATTATGCTCGCATCTTTCAGTTTCTTGACTTTTTCCGGACCAGGAAACGTATCTTCCGAGAATTGGAGCAGGAGGAGTATGAAGGCGCCATG GTTGGCTGGTATGTCACGGTACACATCACTGGAGTACCGGTCTCGGTGTTGGAACACTTCAAGCAGGGAGAGCCGCTTGTTCTCTATTCACTGCTTCCTCATGAACAGAAG ATGTCTGTTGTGAACATGTTAGTGAGGAGACACGCTGGCAACACTGAACCGGTGCAGGCCAAGGAAGAGATGATATTTCACTGTGGCTTTCGACGGTTCCGAGCAGCACCGCTGTACTCGCAGCATACGTCTG CGGATAAACACAAATCTGAGCGTTTCCTGCGTTTGGATGCAGCTGTGGTGGTCACGGTTTATGCCCCCATTACTTTCCCTACGGCATCAGTATTAATGTTCAAGCAGCGCGCCAACG GGATGCATGATCTAATTGCCACTGGATCTCTTCTAAGTGTGGACCCTGACAGGATCATTATCAAACGGGTGGTGCTGAGTGGTCACCCATTTAAGATAATGAGAAAAACTGCAGTGGTGCGCTATATGTTCTTCAATAGAG AGGATGTGTTGTGGTTTAAACCGGTGGAGATGCGCACAAAGTGGGGCCGTAGAGGACATATCAAGGAGCCGCTAG GAACTCATGGACACATGAAGTGCCATTTCGATGGACAGCTGAAGTCCCAGGACACTGTATTAATGAACCTGTATAAGCGTGTTTATCCTAAATGGATCTATGACCCATACGTACCTCCACCAGTGACCTGGGTGAAGAGTGAGGTTCAGCTTGAACCTGCAGAAGTGGAGATGGAGTAA